In Citrus sinensis cultivar Valencia sweet orange chromosome 3, DVS_A1.0, whole genome shotgun sequence, the sequence ctttagTACTCTATCCCAAACCGAGActgaagaattttattatttaattaaggttcttaatttattctacatttattaattgagGTTTTACTGTTATTTGTTCCCCTCTTTCATCTAGAGCTCTCTTACGAGctcaaattaacaaaattcagCGTTGATCTTTAGTTGATCTTGTTccattataaatagagagagagCACAGTAGGTTagatttgttattttttgaaaaaaaaaaaagggtggaTCTATATGTTATTGGATGTCTCCGAAGAGATGTGGACCTATATGTTATAAATAAGAttgaatttgagatgaaattttGGGTGCAAGATGTGTTATGTACTTTGAATTTATATAATCACGTAATATGAAAGTTACAAGATTTGCTCTTCAGATACGATTAtggatctttttttttctttttcttttttttttttgtcgcAATTAACCATTCAATGTATCAACTAATGAATTTGTTGAGAGCTCGCGTGGCATTGATTTGGCAAGTCCACGTCAGACCTTTTTTGTTGGCAAGTCCATCAACTACCAATCAAAACGAGAGGTGCTGCCAGCACAGCAAAGGCCGTGAAAACTGAAAAGTGACAAGGGAAGTGTTTGAACCCATGGCCACCGGAAAACACGGGCATACACATAACACCGTTGAGTTAAGGGCAAGAGAAAAAGGCTTGCTTTATGCATCACATAAAAACCACAACACATAAAAACTCGAATTCTGAAATTCATGATATACATTCCGgctttttgaatttgaaaaagatcACCTTTCTCTCAATTCCCTTCTCTCAGGTTTGTGATTTCCCAATTTTATCCAATTATCGTTTCTTATTCATTGCAATCGTGGATCTTCCGGGATAAACTAATctgattcttttttctttttttcttttttcccaaGATAATTAATTGTGGGAGAAGGGTACAATTTTGTGGAAAGAGATAGCTAGGTGAGATTTTATCAAAGCCCGTTAGTTTGTCGAAGTGAAactgaatttaattttggaaGGTGATATTTTTTGTGCTCTTTGGCGGTTTCTTGATTTTGACGGTCATTTCTTGAACTGGGTTTGGATCAAAATCCATTTTTAATGACTAGGGTTTTGGATTTTGTGGGTTGTTTGATGTAATACCTAGATTGATTTCGTGTCAATGGTTCTTTGAAAATCTCTGGAGAATTAAATTCCCTCTAGGTGTATCCGCTACTAAAACAGGATTTGGggtttgattatttattgtttcctTTGAATTCTGATACTCGTTTCCAGGTATTGAGAATTATCGTTGCTTAGTAAAGGATCCTTCGAATTTCTATGGCTAATCCTCCACAAACTTCCCTTGGATACTCTGTTACTATCGGTCCTTCAAATCCTGACATATCATCACCTCAGCCCGAGAAAAGTCTAATTCCTCCTCCTCCAATGTCCTCCGCACCACCTAGATTTCCTCCGCCAAAGTTACAACAAGATCATATGACTTCCCCATCTATTAAAACGCCAAATTTACTGTCACCTGCAAATGGGGTAAAAACTGGCAGCCCAATTCCTCATTTGAGCACTCCACCTGGCCCTCCTGTCTTCACTTCACCTGTTCGGCCTGCTGCTGTGCCTTTCCGGACCTCTCCTGCAACTCCTCAGCCTGTTGCTTTGTCTTCGGGTTCATCTTTTCCTACATCTTCACCTCCCCATTTCTCCAATGGGTCAGCTGAATTGCAGCATCAAGTTCCTCATGCTGCAGAGGAGACGATGCCTGTTGGGGAATCCTCATGTGTTTTATTCTCAGCACACAAGGTACACTAATTCTCTCTGTGCAGAGGCAAATTCATTCGTAATGAATGATCCTGCATTTTTGTATCCAAAAATCCATCGATTCATGTACTTTATGTTGTTTCCACAATTCATCACCACTTGCTGTTTACTGAAATTTTGTTGTATAGgtgttaaaaaagaagaaacaagcTAATGTACCCAGTTTAGGTTTTGGGGCCCTGGTTTCACCAGGAAAGGAGGTTTCACCAAGTTTGCAAATAATACAGCGTGATCCTCATCGATGCCATAATTGTGGAGCATTTGCAAACATCTATTGCAAAATATTACTTGGCTCTGGTCAGTGGCAGTGTGTAATTTGCCGGAATCTAAATGGAAGTGAAGGTGAATATGTAGCTCCCAGCAAGGAAGAACTTCGCAACTTTCCTGAACTGTCGTCGCCCATGGTTGATTATGTTCAGACTGGGAACAATAGATCCAGTTATGTTCCTGTCTCTGATTCCAGAATGTCTGCACCCATTATTCTTGTAATAGATGAGTGCTTAGATGAGCCACACCTCCAGCATCTACAGAGCTCTCTGCACGCATTTGTTGAATCAATTCCACCTACAGCGAGAATTGGAATCATATTGTATGGTCGGACTGTTTCAGTTTATGATTTTTCAGAGGATTCAATAGCATCGTCTGATGTACTTGCTGGTGACAAATTGCCTACTGAGGACTCCTTGAAAGCTTTGCTTTATGGAACTGGAGTATACTTGTCACCAATGCATGCCTCAAAACAAGTGGCTCATGACATATTTTCTTCACTAAGACCATATAAGTTGAACATTACTGAAGCTTCAAGAGACAGATGTCTGGGAACAGCAGTGGAGGTTGCCCTTGCCATAATTCAAGGTCCGTCAGCTGAAATGTCTCGAGGGGTGGTTAAAAGGCCAGGAGGTAATAGCAGAATTATTGTGTGCGCTGGTGGACCTAACACTTATGGCCCTGGATCAGTCCCTCATTCTTTTAGTCATCCCAACTATCTTCATATGGAAAAGATGGCTTTGAAATGGATGGAGCTTCTAGGTCGAAAGGCTCATCAGCACAACGCTGTTATTGACATTCTATGCGCTGGAAATTGCCCTGTTAGAGTTCCTGTTTTGCAGCCTCTTGCCAAAGCTTCAGGTGGTGTGTTGGTTCTTCATGATGACTTTGGTGAAGCCTTTGGTGTGAATTTGCAAAGAGCATCCACAAGGGCTGCAGGATCCCATGGTTTCTTGGAGATACGCTGTTCTGATGATATTCTTGTAACCCAAATTGTGGGTCCTGGTGAAGAGGCACACATAGACACTCATGaaacatttaaaaatgatGCTGCTCTCTCTATTCAAATGCCAAGCGTCGAAGAAACACAGAGCTTTGCAGTGTCCatggaaaacaaaagagataTTGAGAGTAATCATGTTTTTTTCCAGTTTGCCATTAGATATTCAAATGTCTATCAAGCAGATATTTCAAGAGTAGTAACTGTCAGGTTACCCACTGTGGATAGCGTTTCAGCTTATCTCTCAAGTTTTCAAGATGAAGTGGCTGCAGTCCTTATTGCGAAGAGGACGCTTTTGCGAGCCAAAATTTTTTCTGAAGCTATTGATATGCGAACCATGATAGATGAAAGAGTTAAAGATATTGCTTTAAAATTTGGATCCCAAGTACCAAAGTCAAAGCTTTATCGGTTTCCAAAGGAACTTTCTGCTTTGTCGGAGCTCCTATTTCATCTTAGAAGGAGCCCACTTTTAGGAAATATTATTGGCCACGATGATGAGAGGTCTGTTCTACGAAATTTGTTTCTGAATGCATCCTTTGATCTGTCGCTTCGCATGGTTGCACCTCGCTGTCTTATGTACCGTGAAGGAGGCACTTTTGAGGAGCTTCCAGCTTATGATCTTGCTATGCAGTCTGATAAAGCAGTTGTTCTTGACCATGGCACAGATGTCTTCATTTGGTTGGTATGCTCCTCAACTCACTTTCTTTCTGTCATGGAATACTTCTTTCTTTATGTTAGTTGTGTGCAAATGCATTAATTTCATATACTCTATTTTCCTCTTCTCTGCTGCATAGGGATTCTGCATTTTTGAACAGTAGACATGGGCCTGCGTATTCATGCATTTTGAGGCCCAGTTTTTGCCTACTGTACTCCTATATCTAAATCATGGTTAGATTTCGAAAATGTGTCATATGTGGTGTATGATCAGCAAGGATTTGAGTGCACTAGGTATGGGTGTGTGAAGGGGAGCAAAAGTAGGAGCACACAGTTAATTGTTCAGTGTATTTGTGTATCAGAACATTAACAGTTTATTCTAGGTGGCAGACAGAAAGTGAAAGATTGGGATTGCATTCGTCGCTTCCCTGTTGTCTTCAGAACCTGCTTTCCTGATCATTATTTGGAAATCATTTGTGTTTTTCATTGCAAGTGGAAAGGCAAAGGAAAGAAGGCGAATGGTGTAGTGGACTTTAACAGACTTTTGCTTTTTAAGTAAAATCAGTGAAAATGAGGGCTTTATTTTCGTTCTATTCATTTGAATGTTAGGTTTATTTTGTCCACTTGTTCATCAAGATCTTAAGTTTTCTGTCATCTATCTTCCTTTTTGCAGATACATTGTACTTTTTTCCTTGCTTTTCTACTTACTCCtccaattttttaatgaataatcattttattggTAACTTCAGGGTGCTGAACTTGCTGCTGACGAAGGAAGAAGTGCAGCCGCATTAGCAGCTTGCAGAACATTGGCTGAAGAACTCTCTGAATTTCGGTTTCCTGCTCCTCGTATCCTTGCATTCAAGGTTCTTTTCTGTTCAATTCCACTACCATGTATtgttctctcattttattatacTTGGCAGCCACAATTGCAGAGATTTTACTGGTCTGTATTTATAACAGGAGGGGAGCTCTCAGGCTCGGTACTTTGTAACCCGGTTGATACCAGCACACAAGGATCCTCCTTATGAGCAGGTAAAAGGGGAAGAGTGAAAATTCAGCTTAAATTTTATACCAACACCAGAAAACAAATTTGGTAGTGTGCTTCAGATTCCAAATCATTTGTTAACTTATGGCTATATAGACTGTTTGCATAACTTAAAGCATACTATTAGTGGGCGCTTAAAGTAAGCTGTGTTATGTTCATTGCAGGAAGCAAGATTCCCACAACTTCGATCATTGACACCGGAAGAGCGGATTAAGCTGAAAAGCagttttttattctttgatgATCCCAGCTTCTGTGAATGGATGCGAAGCTTGAAAGTAGTGCCCCCAGAACCAAGCTAAGCAATGTTGTGAATTCTAGTGGCTAAATATACCTGAAAAAAGGAAGTCTAGGTAGGGAGCTCAAACCGCTCAGCCCTGTATTCTATTGGAGGTGCAAAACTGtcttctccttttctttttccttcattttgtCCCCACCGATAAAGAAATTGTAACTTGGAGGAAGTCTAGGGATATCTTCTggtctttttttcttttctcatgcaattttttttttcaaaaaacattTTACAACTGACAGTAGCTGGAAATTTCTGAAATTGGTACATTAACATATTGTTTATTTGGTTGATGTGATTTGGCAGAGCAATAAACATATCCTTTCTTCAGTTCACTGACATGCAGCTGACTATATGTTCAGCACTTCTGATGAAAAGAGTAAATGCAGAAAGTGAGTAAAATGAATCTGTAGGTAACAAAGATGGTTCCAAATTCATGGGTTAAGTAAGCTAAACTTGATTCCCAAGCA encodes:
- the LOC102628804 gene encoding protein transport protein SEC23, yielding MANPPQTSLGYSVTIGPSNPDISSPQPEKSLIPPPPMSSAPPRFPPPKLQQDHMTSPSIKTPNLLSPANGVKTGSPIPHLSTPPGPPVFTSPVRPAAVPFRTSPATPQPVALSSGSSFPTSSPPHFSNGSAELQHQVPHAAEETMPVGESSCVLFSAHKVLKKKKQANVPSLGFGALVSPGKEVSPSLQIIQRDPHRCHNCGAFANIYCKILLGSGQWQCVICRNLNGSEGEYVAPSKEELRNFPELSSPMVDYVQTGNNRSSYVPVSDSRMSAPIILVIDECLDEPHLQHLQSSLHAFVESIPPTARIGIILYGRTVSVYDFSEDSIASSDVLAGDKLPTEDSLKALLYGTGVYLSPMHASKQVAHDIFSSLRPYKLNITEASRDRCLGTAVEVALAIIQGPSAEMSRGVVKRPGGNSRIIVCAGGPNTYGPGSVPHSFSHPNYLHMEKMALKWMELLGRKAHQHNAVIDILCAGNCPVRVPVLQPLAKASGGVLVLHDDFGEAFGVNLQRASTRAAGSHGFLEIRCSDDILVTQIVGPGEEAHIDTHETFKNDAALSIQMPSVEETQSFAVSMENKRDIESNHVFFQFAIRYSNVYQADISRVVTVRLPTVDSVSAYLSSFQDEVAAVLIAKRTLLRAKIFSEAIDMRTMIDERVKDIALKFGSQVPKSKLYRFPKELSALSELLFHLRRSPLLGNIIGHDDERSVLRNLFLNASFDLSLRMVAPRCLMYREGGTFEELPAYDLAMQSDKAVVLDHGTDVFIWLGAELAADEGRSAAALAACRTLAEELSEFRFPAPRILAFKEGSSQARYFVTRLIPAHKDPPYEQEARFPQLRSLTPEERIKLKSSFLFFDDPSFCEWMRSLKVVPPEPS